The Gemmata palustris genome includes a region encoding these proteins:
- a CDS encoding sulfatase-like hydrolase/transferase → MLRSILLAACLCNSSLVLRAADKPNVVLIVIDDLGQRDLGCYGSTFYKTPNIDWMAKEGVRFTDAYAACPVCSPTRASILTGRYPQRAGITDWIPGRKDNSDQRLKRPEIRNELPLEETTIAKALQKDGYATALIGKWHLGGKGFEPEKHGFDVNIGGDETGTPRSYFAPFENKLGKMPGLENAKEGEYLTDRLAAEAEGFIEKHKDKPFFLYLPHYGVHTPLKAPQALVDKYKAAPTHGKQSNPVYAAMVESMDAAVGRVLKKLDDLKLSDNTLVIFTSDNGGLATLEGMPFAPTINSPLREGKGYLYEGGVRVPLVVKWPGKVKPGTTDQVACSIDFFDTILDATGTKKPASLKTDGVSLLRTVTTGEPRTPRAIYWHYPHYANQGSKPGGAVRFKDHKLIEYYEDGRRELFDVRKDPSESRNLISDAPAVAKTLTDALDSWRKGVGAKMPTPNPDYKPNPPNKDGVITMPARTALVSGVMLRFEPLPHKNTLGFWVNKDDYATFDFTVERGGAFTVEVLQGCGKGSGGAEVELAAGSEKLTFTVKDTGGFQSFEARDVGTLKFEKAGRYTMTVKAKTKPGVAVMDLRQIVLKPAK, encoded by the coding sequence GTGCTGCGCTCAATTTTGCTCGCCGCGTGCCTCTGTAACTCGTCTCTCGTTCTTCGAGCTGCCGACAAACCCAACGTCGTGCTGATCGTGATCGACGATCTGGGGCAGCGCGATCTCGGGTGTTACGGGAGCACGTTCTACAAGACGCCGAACATCGACTGGATGGCGAAAGAGGGCGTGCGCTTCACGGACGCTTACGCCGCGTGCCCGGTGTGCTCACCGACGCGGGCTAGCATCCTGACCGGGCGGTATCCGCAGCGCGCGGGCATCACCGACTGGATTCCCGGGCGCAAGGACAACTCCGATCAGCGCCTCAAGCGCCCCGAAATTCGGAACGAACTTCCGCTGGAAGAAACGACCATTGCGAAGGCGCTCCAGAAGGACGGTTACGCCACCGCGCTCATCGGGAAGTGGCACCTCGGCGGGAAGGGATTCGAGCCCGAGAAACACGGCTTCGATGTGAACATTGGCGGTGACGAAACGGGCACCCCGCGCAGTTACTTCGCCCCCTTCGAGAACAAACTCGGCAAGATGCCGGGGCTGGAAAACGCGAAGGAGGGCGAGTACCTTACGGACCGGCTCGCGGCCGAGGCCGAAGGGTTCATCGAGAAGCACAAGGACAAGCCATTCTTCCTCTACTTGCCGCACTACGGGGTTCACACTCCACTCAAAGCGCCGCAAGCACTCGTCGACAAGTACAAGGCGGCGCCGACTCACGGCAAACAGAGTAATCCCGTGTACGCGGCAATGGTCGAGAGCATGGACGCAGCCGTCGGCCGCGTGCTGAAAAAGCTCGATGACCTCAAACTCTCCGACAACACGCTCGTCATCTTCACGAGTGACAACGGCGGGCTCGCGACCCTCGAAGGGATGCCGTTCGCACCCACCATTAACTCGCCGCTACGCGAGGGGAAGGGCTACCTCTACGAGGGCGGCGTCCGCGTTCCGCTCGTCGTGAAGTGGCCCGGCAAAGTCAAACCGGGTACCACGGACCAAGTGGCGTGTAGCATCGACTTCTTCGATACGATCCTGGACGCGACCGGCACGAAGAAACCGGCGAGTCTTAAGACGGACGGGGTGTCATTGCTGCGCACCGTGACGACCGGCGAACCGCGGACCCCGCGCGCGATCTACTGGCACTACCCGCACTACGCGAACCAGGGGAGCAAGCCCGGCGGCGCAGTGCGGTTCAAGGACCATAAGCTCATCGAGTATTACGAGGACGGGCGCCGGGAGCTCTTCGACGTGCGCAAAGACCCGTCCGAATCGCGCAATCTCATCAGTGATGCGCCCGCGGTCGCGAAGACGCTGACCGACGCGCTCGATTCGTGGCGAAAAGGCGTCGGCGCGAAGATGCCGACACCGAACCCGGATTACAAACCGAACCCACCAAATAAAGACGGCGTGATTACGATGCCCGCGCGGACGGCACTCGTGAGTGGAGTGATGCTCCGGTTCGAGCCGCTCCCGCACAAGAACACGCTCGGCTTCTGGGTGAACAAGGACGACTACGCGACCTTCGACTTTACGGTGGAGAGGGGTGGGGCGTTCACGGTGGAAGTGCTCCAGGGGTGCGGGAAGGGGAGCGGCGGCGCGGAGGTGGAACTCGCGGCGGGTTCCGAGAAGCTCACCTTTACCGTGAAGGACACGGGCGGGTTCCAGAGTTTCGAGGCCCGCGACGTCGGCACGCTGAAGTTCGAGAAGGCCGGGCGCTACACCATGACCGTGAAGGCGAAGACCAAGCCGGGAGTTGCGGTCATGGACCTCCGGCAGATCGTACTCAAGCCCGCGAAGTGA
- a CDS encoding glycosyltransferase family 2 protein, with protein MSAVKFSVVIPTRERAETLRFALRTCLDQTFDDYEIIVSDNFSSPATKAVVDECRSPKVRYVRTAEPVAMSTNWEFAVSHARGAFVLLIGDDDGLLPHALTELDRLERRTNARVIRWSPVYYTWPNVALPGQGDYIEMSFGCALRTRDGSDAIREVATFREFYTALPMLYNSAVHRDVLAALRARTGRVFVHPVPDVYSGFAIAHAAGRFASTTAPMSISGQSAASNGIATLFNRGRNEIDREFHALNARDGLRSEPTVPDLPVYPHVPVADSFAFAKRTLFPDLAVDLDRRALARACVTGARVSRADWPAALSAIRASFADDPEAQKWFDAELAATPYTTPPRVRLRPERLGFDGRLLHLDAAAFGVTDVAGAARLCEHLLNYRDQPITYSQPEDDRHVAAMKIADLNRVCDERERAILRVHLSSTDLLQTVHRLQSVCDEREEIIHRADARTRELDQQLRDELRWSLKRPLRVAMRLLTGAARRVSR; from the coding sequence ATGTCCGCCGTGAAGTTTAGCGTAGTGATCCCGACGCGGGAGCGCGCCGAGACGCTCCGTTTCGCACTGCGCACGTGCCTCGACCAGACGTTCGACGACTACGAAATCATCGTCTCGGACAACTTCAGCTCACCCGCGACCAAAGCCGTCGTGGACGAGTGCCGGTCGCCGAAGGTGCGGTACGTCCGCACGGCCGAACCGGTCGCGATGAGCACCAACTGGGAGTTCGCCGTTTCGCACGCGCGGGGCGCGTTCGTCCTGCTCATCGGCGACGACGACGGGCTGCTCCCGCACGCACTAACCGAACTGGACCGCCTCGAGCGCCGGACGAACGCGCGCGTGATCCGGTGGAGCCCGGTTTACTACACCTGGCCGAACGTGGCGCTCCCGGGGCAGGGCGACTACATCGAGATGTCGTTCGGGTGCGCGCTCCGGACCCGCGACGGGAGCGACGCGATCCGCGAGGTCGCCACGTTCCGGGAGTTCTACACGGCGCTGCCGATGCTGTACAACTCGGCGGTCCACCGGGACGTGCTCGCGGCCCTGCGGGCGCGCACGGGGCGCGTGTTCGTTCACCCGGTCCCGGACGTGTACTCCGGGTTCGCCATCGCGCACGCCGCCGGGCGGTTCGCCTCGACCACGGCGCCGATGTCGATCTCGGGCCAGTCCGCGGCGAGCAACGGCATCGCGACCCTGTTCAACCGCGGGCGCAACGAGATCGACCGCGAGTTCCACGCGCTCAACGCGCGCGACGGGCTGCGGTCCGAGCCGACGGTGCCCGACCTGCCCGTGTACCCGCACGTCCCGGTCGCCGATTCCTTCGCGTTCGCGAAACGGACCCTGTTCCCGGACCTCGCGGTGGACCTGGACCGGCGCGCGCTGGCGCGGGCGTGCGTGACCGGGGCGCGCGTGTCCCGGGCCGACTGGCCCGCGGCCCTGTCTGCCATCCGCGCCTCGTTCGCGGACGATCCCGAGGCGCAAAAGTGGTTCGACGCGGAACTCGCCGCGACGCCGTACACGACCCCGCCGCGCGTGCGCCTGCGGCCCGAGCGCCTGGGGTTCGACGGGCGGCTCTTGCACCTGGACGCCGCGGCGTTCGGGGTCACCGACGTGGCCGGGGCCGCTCGGCTGTGCGAGCACCTGTTGAACTACCGGGACCAGCCGATCACGTACTCTCAGCCCGAAGACGACCGGCACGTCGCCGCGATGAAGATCGCCGACCTTAACCGCGTGTGCGACGAGCGCGAGCGGGCCATTCTTCGGGTTCACCTGTCTTCGACCGATCTGCTCCAGACCGTACACCGACTCCAGAGCGTGTGCGACGAGCGGGAAGAGATCATTCACCGGGCGGACGCCCGGACCCGCGAACTGGACCAGCAGCTTCGGGACGAACTGCGGTGGTCGCTGAAGCGCCCACTCCGGGTCGCGATGCGCTTGCTCACCGGGGCCGCTCGGCGCGTTTCGAGGTAG
- a CDS encoding cephalosporin hydroxylase family protein, with protein MRLIIDTDARTVTEHTADGERAHPLDSPEAFRLISEHWLTVGWTQKYTYGFTWLGRPIIQLPEDMIRVQELIHRVKPDVIVETGVAHGGSLIYYASLCKATDRGRVVGVDIEIRPHNRTAIEAHPLAGYITLVEGSSIEAPTVARVRELVRPGERVLVLLDSNHTKAHVRAELDLYAEFVSAGSYIVATDGIMSQVAGRPGSKPGWEWDNPSEAAREFAAANPQFALEEPGFLFNEGKITQHVTHWPSAYLRRVA; from the coding sequence ATGCGGCTAATCATCGACACGGACGCGCGGACCGTTACCGAGCACACCGCGGACGGTGAGCGCGCCCACCCGCTCGATTCCCCCGAAGCGTTCCGGCTCATCAGCGAGCACTGGCTCACGGTCGGGTGGACCCAGAAGTACACCTACGGCTTCACGTGGCTCGGGCGCCCGATCATCCAGTTGCCCGAGGACATGATCCGCGTTCAGGAACTCATTCACCGCGTGAAGCCGGACGTGATCGTGGAGACCGGCGTCGCGCACGGCGGGTCACTGATCTACTACGCGAGTTTGTGCAAAGCGACCGATCGGGGCCGCGTGGTCGGCGTGGACATCGAGATCCGCCCGCACAACCGGACCGCGATCGAGGCGCACCCGCTCGCGGGTTACATCACGCTCGTCGAGGGCAGCTCGATCGAAGCGCCGACGGTGGCCCGGGTCCGCGAACTCGTTCGCCCGGGCGAGCGGGTGCTGGTGCTACTCGACTCGAACCACACGAAGGCCCACGTGCGGGCGGAACTGGACCTGTACGCGGAGTTCGTGAGCGCCGGGTCGTACATCGTCGCGACCGATGGCATCATGAGTCAGGTGGCCGGGCGCCCGGGATCGAAGCCGGGCTGGGAGTGGGACAATCCGTCTGAAGCGGCCCGCGAGTTCGCGGCGGCCAACCCACAGTTCGCGCTCGAAGAGCCGGGGTTCCTGTTCAACGAAGGGAAGATCACGCAGCACGTCACGCACTGGCCGTCGGCCTACCTGCGCCGGGTCGCGTAG
- a CDS encoding NAD-dependent epimerase/dehydratase family protein, which translates to MKRLLVTGATGFVGAPAVRLARDHFEVHATARTARAVPTGVSFHPCDLLNADKTARLIEIVRPTHLLHLAWVATPGVYWTSPENHRWAEASKHILLTFAQYGGTRAVVAGSCAEYDWGTGGVCHERDTPARPRTTYGRCKLELGKWAEVLGSARGVSVARARLFFLYGPGEHLSRLVPSVARALLAGTPAACSTGTQERDFLHVEDAADALVALAQSDLTGPVNVGSGAAVAVRDLIDHVARECGRPDLVRLGARATPAGEPPLLVADAGRLRDELGWRPRTDLERGLRETVDWWRTTGSEGVRKCG; encoded by the coding sequence ATGAAGCGGCTGCTCGTTACCGGCGCGACGGGGTTCGTCGGCGCGCCCGCGGTGCGCCTCGCGCGGGACCACTTCGAGGTCCACGCGACGGCCCGGACTGCCCGTGCGGTTCCCACCGGCGTGTCGTTCCACCCCTGCGACCTCTTGAACGCGGACAAGACCGCGCGCCTGATCGAAATCGTCCGGCCGACGCACCTGCTCCACCTCGCATGGGTCGCGACGCCCGGCGTGTACTGGACCTCCCCGGAAAATCACCGCTGGGCGGAAGCGTCCAAGCACATCCTTCTCACGTTCGCGCAATATGGTGGAACGCGCGCGGTCGTTGCCGGATCGTGCGCCGAGTACGATTGGGGCACGGGCGGCGTGTGCCACGAGCGCGACACCCCGGCGCGCCCGCGGACCACCTACGGGCGCTGCAAACTCGAACTCGGGAAGTGGGCCGAGGTGCTCGGTTCGGCCCGCGGCGTGAGCGTCGCACGGGCGCGCCTGTTTTTCCTGTACGGGCCGGGCGAGCACCTCTCGCGCCTGGTGCCATCGGTCGCGCGCGCATTGCTCGCCGGAACGCCGGCCGCGTGTTCTACGGGCACACAGGAGCGCGACTTTCTTCACGTCGAGGACGCGGCCGACGCGCTCGTGGCGCTCGCACAGAGCGACCTGACCGGCCCCGTGAACGTCGGTTCCGGCGCCGCGGTCGCGGTCCGCGATCTGATCGACCACGTGGCCCGCGAGTGCGGTCGGCCGGATCTGGTGCGCCTCGGCGCGCGCGCGACGCCCGCGGGCGAGCCCCCACTTCTCGTGGCCGACGCCGGGCGGCTCCGGGACGAACTCGGCTGGCGCCCGCGCACCGACCTGGAGCGCGGGTTGAGAGAAACCGTCGACTGGTGGCGCACCACGGGCAGCGAAGGAGTACGCAAATGCGGCTAA
- the rfbC gene encoding dTDP-4-dehydrorhamnose 3,5-epimerase, with amino-acid sequence MQFLPTELPGVFVIEPEPKADDRGLFARTYCRDEFAAHGLCTDWAQCNVSFNAKAGTLRGMHWQAAPHEEVKLVRCTSGAAHDVVADLRPGSPTYGKWVAVEITAENRRAVYIPGGFAHGFQALADGTELFYQMSAFYVPDAARGARWDDPALGITWPACAKRIIAPRDLSFPDLPI; translated from the coding sequence ATGCAATTTCTCCCCACCGAATTACCGGGCGTGTTCGTGATCGAGCCGGAGCCGAAGGCCGATGACCGCGGGCTCTTCGCGCGCACCTACTGCCGCGACGAGTTCGCCGCACACGGGCTCTGTACCGACTGGGCGCAGTGCAACGTGTCGTTCAACGCGAAGGCCGGCACGCTCCGCGGGATGCACTGGCAGGCCGCTCCGCACGAAGAGGTGAAGCTCGTGCGCTGCACCAGCGGTGCGGCCCACGACGTGGTCGCGGACCTGCGCCCCGGGTCGCCGACATACGGGAAATGGGTGGCCGTGGAGATCACCGCGGAGAACCGCCGAGCGGTGTACATCCCCGGCGGGTTCGCGCACGGGTTCCAGGCGCTCGCCGACGGCACCGAACTGTTTTACCAGATGTCCGCGTTCTACGTCCCGGACGCGGCGCGCGGCGCGCGCTGGGACGACCCGGCGCTGGGCATCACGTGGCCCGCGTGCGCGAAGCGGATCATCGCCCCCCGCGACCTGTCATTCCCGGACCTGCCGATATGA
- a CDS encoding class I SAM-dependent methyltransferase: MTATATGTLPSCRSCGAAPLAPVLSLGNTPLANALRGANELGAPEATFPLDLAVCPRCALVQITAEVPPEDLFRDYVYFSSFSDTMLRHAAELAHELIRAENLGPESLVAEAASNDGYLLKNYARAGVGVLGIEPARNIARTAVERHGIPTRAEFFGRAYARQLVSEGYRADVFHAHNVLAHVPDLNGFVAGIRTLLKPTGVAVIEAPYVKDMLDHCEFDTIYHEHLCYFSLTALDACFRRHDLVIRDVQRVPIHGGSLRLFAAPAASTGEVSPRVTDLLAEEAEWGVGTFEPYRAFAERVAAIKHGLRDLLKQLKAGGKRIAAYGASAKGSTLLNFCGIGPETLDFIVDRSTVKQGKFTPGTRLQIHAPEKLLEDMPDYTLLLTWNFADEILKQQAEYQNRGGRFILPVPLPRVA; this comes from the coding sequence GTGACCGCGACCGCCACTGGTACCCTCCCGTCGTGCCGGTCGTGCGGGGCCGCCCCGCTCGCGCCGGTGCTCTCGCTGGGCAACACGCCCCTCGCGAACGCCCTCCGCGGCGCGAACGAGCTGGGCGCGCCCGAAGCGACCTTCCCACTGGACCTCGCGGTGTGCCCCCGGTGCGCGCTGGTGCAGATCACCGCCGAGGTGCCCCCCGAAGACCTGTTCCGCGACTACGTGTACTTCTCGTCCTTCTCGGACACGATGCTCCGGCACGCGGCCGAACTCGCGCACGAACTGATTCGTGCTGAGAATCTCGGACCCGAGAGCCTCGTCGCCGAGGCCGCGAGCAACGACGGCTACCTGCTCAAGAACTACGCCCGCGCCGGAGTCGGCGTTCTGGGGATCGAGCCCGCGCGGAACATCGCCCGCACCGCGGTGGAGCGCCACGGCATCCCGACGCGCGCCGAGTTCTTCGGCCGCGCGTACGCGCGGCAGTTGGTCAGCGAAGGGTACCGCGCCGATGTGTTCCACGCGCACAACGTCCTCGCGCACGTTCCCGACCTGAACGGGTTCGTCGCCGGCATCCGCACGCTGCTCAAGCCGACCGGCGTCGCGGTGATCGAAGCGCCTTACGTGAAGGACATGCTCGACCACTGCGAGTTCGACACGATCTACCACGAGCACCTCTGCTACTTCTCGCTCACCGCACTCGATGCGTGCTTCCGCCGACACGACCTCGTCATCCGCGACGTACAGCGGGTGCCGATTCACGGCGGCTCACTCCGGCTGTTCGCGGCCCCGGCCGCGAGCACCGGCGAGGTGTCGCCGCGCGTCACGGACCTGCTGGCCGAAGAAGCCGAGTGGGGCGTGGGCACGTTCGAGCCGTACCGCGCGTTCGCCGAGCGCGTCGCGGCGATCAAGCACGGCCTACGCGACCTGTTGAAGCAACTGAAAGCTGGGGGCAAGCGGATCGCGGCATACGGCGCATCGGCGAAGGGCAGCACGCTCCTGAACTTCTGCGGCATCGGCCCCGAAACGCTCGACTTCATCGTGGACCGGAGCACCGTTAAACAGGGTAAGTTCACCCCCGGCACGCGGCTCCAGATCCACGCGCCGGAGAAGTTGCTCGAAGACATGCCGGACTACACGCTGCTGCTGACGTGGAACTTCGCGGACGAGATCTTGAAGCAGCAGGCCGAGTACCAGAACCGCGGCGGCCGGTTCATCCTGCCCGTACCTCTCCCGCGCGTCGCGTGA
- a CDS encoding NAD-dependent epimerase/dehydratase family protein, with amino-acid sequence MSGFWQDRPTLVTGGTGLVGGWVVRRLLRAGADVTCLVRDWVPESELVRGGLTQHVKTVRGDVCDQNLLERVCGEYEIDTVIHLAAQTLVPVANRNPVATFESNIAGTWALLEACRRSPRVKQIVLASSDKAYGDAEKLPYDETTPLRGRHPYDVSKSCADLIAQSYAATYGLPVAITRCGNFYGPGDLNWNRIVPGTMRSIQRGERPVIRSDGSHVRDYFYVEDGAAAYLMLAEKMAADPSLHGEAFNFSNETQVTVLDLVQKLLDLAGSRLTPDVRNEASHEIKHQSLSARKARERLDWHPLFTLDEGLRKTVPWYGNFLATRNAA; translated from the coding sequence ATGAGCGGGTTCTGGCAGGACCGGCCGACGCTGGTGACCGGCGGCACCGGCCTCGTAGGGGGCTGGGTCGTGCGCCGGTTGCTGCGCGCCGGAGCGGACGTCACGTGCCTCGTGCGCGACTGGGTCCCCGAGAGCGAACTGGTGCGCGGCGGGCTGACCCAGCACGTGAAGACCGTGCGCGGGGACGTGTGCGACCAGAATCTGCTCGAGCGCGTGTGCGGCGAGTACGAAATCGACACCGTGATCCACCTCGCGGCGCAAACGCTGGTCCCGGTCGCGAACCGGAACCCGGTCGCGACGTTCGAGAGCAACATCGCGGGCACGTGGGCGCTGCTCGAGGCGTGCCGCCGCAGCCCGCGCGTGAAGCAGATCGTCCTGGCGTCGTCGGACAAGGCCTACGGCGACGCCGAGAAGCTGCCCTACGACGAAACGACCCCGCTCCGGGGCCGGCACCCCTACGACGTGAGTAAGTCGTGCGCCGACCTCATCGCGCAGTCCTACGCGGCCACTTACGGCCTCCCGGTCGCGATCACGCGGTGCGGCAACTTCTACGGCCCCGGGGACTTGAACTGGAACCGCATCGTGCCCGGAACGATGCGCTCGATCCAGCGCGGCGAGCGCCCCGTGATCCGCTCCGACGGGAGCCACGTCCGCGACTACTTCTACGTCGAAGACGGGGCCGCCGCGTACCTCATGCTCGCGGAGAAAATGGCCGCCGACCCGTCCCTGCACGGCGAGGCGTTCAACTTCTCGAACGAGACACAGGTCACCGTTCTCGACCTCGTGCAAAAACTCCTCGACCTCGCGGGTTCGCGGCTGACGCCCGACGTGCGCAACGAAGCGAGTCACGAGATCAAGCACCAGAGCCTGAGCGCGCGAAAGGCGCGCGAGCGCCTGGACTGGCACCCGCTGTTCACCCTGGACGAGGGGCTGCGCAAAACGGTGCCCTGGTACGGAAACTTCCTGGCGACGAGGAACGCCGCGTGA
- the rfbF gene encoding glucose-1-phosphate cytidylyltransferase, producing the protein MRAVILAGGLGTRLAEETETRPKPMVEIGGRPILWHIMSHYAAHWVTEFVVALGYKSDIIKRFFVEYSRYIGSLSVNLARGEVTHHEPVDVDWTVHLLDTGLHTNTGGRVKRAAPWVCDDTFMLTYGDGVSDVDVQALLRFHRHSGKLATVTAVRPPARFGELVFDGDLVSAFAEKPQTGDGWINGGFFVLEPKVLDYIGGDDESFEHDVLPRLVAEGELAAYKHAKFWQCMDTLRDKRQLEALWQEGRAPWRAA; encoded by the coding sequence TTGCGCGCGGTCATTCTCGCCGGAGGGCTCGGCACCCGACTCGCCGAAGAAACCGAAACGCGACCGAAACCAATGGTCGAAATCGGCGGGCGCCCGATCCTCTGGCACATCATGAGCCACTACGCCGCCCACTGGGTGACCGAGTTCGTGGTCGCCCTGGGGTACAAGAGCGACATCATCAAGCGGTTCTTCGTCGAATACTCGCGGTACATCGGCAGCCTGTCGGTGAACCTGGCGCGGGGCGAGGTCACGCACCACGAACCGGTCGACGTGGACTGGACCGTTCACCTCCTCGACACCGGGCTGCACACCAACACCGGCGGGCGCGTGAAGCGCGCGGCCCCGTGGGTGTGCGACGACACCTTCATGCTCACCTACGGCGACGGGGTGAGCGACGTGGACGTCCAGGCGCTGCTCCGGTTCCACCGGCACTCCGGCAAGCTCGCCACGGTGACCGCGGTGCGCCCGCCGGCCCGGTTCGGCGAGCTGGTGTTCGACGGCGACCTCGTGAGCGCGTTCGCCGAGAAGCCGCAGACCGGCGACGGGTGGATCAACGGCGGGTTCTTCGTGCTCGAGCCGAAGGTACTCGACTACATCGGCGGCGACGACGAGAGCTTCGAGCACGACGTGCTCCCGCGCCTCGTGGCCGAGGGCGAACTGGCCGCGTACAAGCACGCCAAGTTCTGGCAGTGCATGGACACGCTCCGCGACAAGCGGCAGTTGGAAGCACTGTGGCAGGAAGGCCGCGCGCCGTGGAGGGCCGCATGA
- a CDS encoding serine hydrolase, producing MRRYILLFALLFVAPPAGAAEFDPKAIDAAVAKALKEFDAPGAAVVIVKDGQVIYLKGFGVREKGKEDRVTPDTVFPIASCSKAFTATALAALADEGKLKWDDKVRDHLDYFRLSDELADREVTLRDLLCHRTGMPRHDVLWSGLSTDSGDVIRRWGKAPPATSFRSKWEYANVPFTTAGLIAGKLDGSDWAGVIKARIFKPLGMDRSSCTWKEGAAQPDHATAHYYGLDKSTTAIKWDEIDHAGGAGCINSTARDMGAWLQFQLAGGKFDGRRLVTERALRDTHTSQMLLIPEGPFAVYFPPKVTRFASYGLGWFVHDYRGTNCVSHGGTLTGFRAQCMLVPEKKLGVFVLCNLRPSYVCETVCKTALDALLELPAEDWTAFHKVQLAALDFSTAAAKKKRESARKPDTKPSLALKEYAGAFEERAYGRAEVTVENDKLMIRCGKYTFRVEHYHFDTFTAVPVEPKDDVLSFDRSTFDVQFRLGTSGEVQSMRFLEQEFPRAKK from the coding sequence ATGCGCCGGTACATTCTGCTGTTCGCGCTGCTCTTCGTCGCGCCCCCCGCGGGCGCTGCGGAGTTCGACCCGAAGGCGATCGACGCCGCCGTTGCGAAGGCGCTCAAGGAGTTCGATGCGCCGGGGGCGGCCGTCGTGATCGTGAAGGACGGTCAGGTGATCTATCTCAAGGGCTTCGGAGTTCGCGAGAAGGGCAAGGAGGATCGGGTTACGCCCGACACGGTGTTCCCGATCGCGTCGTGCTCGAAGGCGTTCACCGCGACGGCGCTCGCGGCGCTCGCGGACGAGGGCAAGTTGAAGTGGGACGACAAAGTGCGTGACCACCTCGATTACTTCCGCTTGTCGGACGAACTCGCGGACCGCGAGGTGACGCTCCGCGACCTGCTCTGCCACCGCACCGGGATGCCCCGGCACGACGTGCTCTGGTCCGGGCTGAGTACGGACAGTGGCGACGTGATCCGGCGCTGGGGAAAGGCCCCGCCCGCGACGTCGTTCCGCTCGAAGTGGGAGTACGCGAACGTGCCGTTCACGACGGCGGGCCTGATCGCCGGGAAGCTTGATGGGAGCGACTGGGCGGGCGTCATCAAAGCGCGCATTTTCAAGCCGCTGGGTATGGACCGGAGCAGTTGCACCTGGAAGGAAGGCGCGGCGCAGCCCGACCACGCGACCGCGCACTACTACGGCCTCGACAAATCCACCACCGCGATCAAGTGGGACGAAATCGACCACGCGGGCGGGGCCGGGTGCATCAACAGCACGGCCCGTGACATGGGCGCGTGGCTCCAGTTCCAGCTCGCGGGCGGCAAGTTCGATGGCCGGCGGCTCGTGACCGAGCGCGCGCTCCGGGACACGCACACGTCACAAATGCTGCTGATCCCGGAGGGGCCGTTCGCGGTGTACTTCCCCCCGAAGGTGACGCGGTTCGCGAGCTACGGGCTGGGGTGGTTCGTTCACGACTACCGGGGCACGAACTGTGTTTCGCACGGCGGAACGCTCACGGGCTTTCGCGCGCAGTGCATGTTGGTGCCGGAGAAGAAGCTCGGAGTGTTCGTGCTGTGTAACCTCCGCCCGTCGTATGTGTGCGAGACGGTGTGCAAGACCGCGCTCGACGCGCTGCTCGAACTGCCGGCGGAGGACTGGACCGCGTTCCACAAGGTGCAACTGGCGGCCCTCGATTTCAGTACCGCCGCCGCCAAGAAGAAGCGCGAGAGCGCCCGCAAACCGGACACGAAGCCGAGCCTCGCTCTCAAAGAGTACGCGGGCGCCTTCGAGGAGCGCGCCTATGGTCGCGCCGAAGTAACCGTCGAGAACGACAAACTGATGATCCGGTGCGGCAAGTACACCTTCCGCGTGGAGCACTACCACTTCGACACGTTCACCGCGGTCCCGGTGGAGCCGAAGGACGACGTCCTTTCGTTCGACCGCAGCACGTTCGACGTGCAGTTCCGCCTCGGCACCAGCGGCGAGGTGCAGAGCATGAGGTTCCTCGAACAAGAGTTCCCGCGCGCGAAGAAGTGA